The window GAGTTACCCACGTATAATCGAGAAGGTCGGCATCGTAATAATAGGCCCAGGAGGTGGCCCAACTGGAGATGGGAATTGACATGTCACCCATGAGTCCGGGCGCGCCGGCTTCGTAATCACCAACCTGGAAATAGGCCACGTAGAAGGTTTCGCCGGCCGGGATGTTGATATCATAGGCGGAGACATCATAGGTGTTCCACTCTCCCAGAGTGCAGGTGGCTGGGGTGATGGGCACCAGGGGATTGGCCATGTCCGGAAGGCCGGTGCCGTCATCCGGGAAGATGGCGTAGCTGAGGTTGCCCAAAGCACCGATAGGCCAGGTGTTGTCCCTCATTTCGAAGCTTACTTCGGTGATCTTTACGGGCTGGTCGTAATACCAGAAGGCATTGGCCCAGCCGTCACCCGCATCGTAGTAGGCGTGCGCCATGCTGCTGTTGTCTTCGTCGTAGGCCAGTGCGTCACCCAGGGTGAGATCCGGCACATCTTGCTGCAGATAGACATTGTTGTTACCCGGGGTAACGTCAAGGTCGTGCCAAGCTTGGAGTTGCAGGATGTAACGTCCAGGGGTGGTGGGCAGGGTGCAATCCGCGAAGGTGTCGAGATGCAGTTCCTGGCTGGCGGCCAGGTTGACCGTGGTGGAGCTTACCCAGAGAGGTGTGGTCATATCCGCAGCGTCCCAAAGGGCCAGAGCAACATCCACGCCGGTCACCGCGATGGGTGTCCCGGTATTATCCATACTGTTGTTGGTCACGTCGGCTTCATAATTGATGACCTCACCGGGCGCCATGAAGAAATCGCCCGTGAACCAGAGTGAACTGGCCTCGACGTCGACCTGGTCACCCAAGTAAGTGACTTCAGCCGTAAAACAGTAATCGTACCACATATCCCAGCCTACTGGTTCCACAACGGTGTAATAGTTGTAGCTACTTCCGGCGACAGAGGCGTCGTGCATGGTGGCAGTCTTAGTGTTTGGCAAAAGACCATTCGGAGATGTCATCACCATGGCAAAGGCGGTGCCGTTGGCGCCGGTGGGGCCGAAGACGAGGTTGGCGGCGGATAAATCCACATAGTTGAAATCTTCTCCGACGGGTGCCGTGGCCCAGTTAATGAGGTCCGCGTACAGTATTGTTGCACTAGCCAGAGGGAACATCCCGCTCTGGTCTGGTAAACCATTGACATCAACAGGCCAGATCTCGATGAGCACGTTGGCCTGTCCGAGGGCACCTGGTCCATAGAAAGGGAAATAGACCCCTTCCAAATCGCAATTGACTGGAGGCGTAAACACCGTTGCCGCTCTTGTCAAGACTGAACCGTCGGTCATTTCCCTTGGTATGGTTTGCAAATAGACCTCACTGGTCCAATACTTAAGCTGAACAGCCGCCAAGCCGGAAAACGCCAGCAGCACCAGCATTAATATTACTAGTTTCTTCATAATTAAGTTCTCCTCTTTTCAGAGTTGGTTTGAAGAAGTTAAGCGATGGGAGTCCTTTCCGCGCGGCCGTTTATTAGTCCGGCCGGGCTGCGGCCTCCCTGTTTGGTATCGATACCAAAGAACGGTTACGGATGCTGTCTGCGCGGCCGGGCACTGCGTTGGCGTGTACATGTGCGATGATGTGGTGGCGAAGGCGGCGCCTGGCTGGAAGAGGGAGATCCGTGGTTTGATGGGGGGTTGGGGTTTGTTTGCGGAGGGTGAACGCGAAAGTGGGCGCTTCTGCAGCGGGACTCTTTCGAGAGCGGCAGAGAACAGACTGGATCGGGCCAAAGGCTGTTGGGGCCAATCATCGCTCCTTTCATTCCACTTCGCGTAGCGTGAAAAACAAAAATACATCTTCCGGGAAAGCCGCGCGGACAAGGCTTGGCCGGCCCATAATCCCTGAGGCGGGTTTCCCCAAATGAACACAACTTTGTTATGGTTTCCCTTTTATGCGCCTGCAATTTATATGTCAAGGAATTTCTCAGCCCCTTTTCGGCTTTGCCTGTGGAAAAAGAAACACAACCGCGGTAAGATGTATCAACGCATATGGTTCCGGCTTTGGCGCGGGCAGCATTCATTTGTTGCGGGAAATGACTTTTTTGAAAACAGAGGGACGGAGAGGGTTCCCGCAGATTTACGCAGAAAAAGACGCAGATTTACGCAGATCAATGTAACATCAGCTTCAGCTTGTTGGATGCCCGAGATTCATCTCGAGGCACAGGGAACACGAAAACAGAGGGACAGAGGGACAAGGTGAGCAGGGTACGCGAAAACACCGGCAATGGAGAATTCGTGCTAATTCGTGTAATTTGTGGACAGAATAGGTCGCGGAAAAGCGCGGAAAAAGGGAAAGAGTGGTCAGAAAAAGAAGAAATGACGGGAACACCTGTAACCGCCAGAATCCGCTTGATCCGTTGAATCCTTTGCATCCGTGGGGAAATGGAACCCGGATGACAGGATCGACAGGATAAAAAACGATAAAAACAAAGGCACAGAGAGGGTTCCCGCAGATTTACGCAGAAAAAGACGCAGATTTACGCAGATCAATGTAACATAAGCTTCAGCTTGATGGATGCCCGAGATTCATCTCGAGGCATAGGGAACTCGAAAACAGAGGGACAGAGGGACAGAGTTTTTGTAGCATAGACTTCAGTCTGTTGGGTGCCCGAGATTTATCTCGAGGCACAGGGAACACGAAAACAGAGGGACAGAGGGACAGAGGGACAGAGTTTTTGTAGCATAGACTTCAGTCTGTTGGATGCCCGAGATTTATCTCGAGGCACAAGGAAGAGTGATAACAGAGGGACAAGGTGAGCAGGGTACGCAAAAACACTGGCAATGGAGATAATTCGTGTTAATTCGTGTAATTCGTGGACAGAATAGGTCGCGGAAAAGCGCGGAAAAAGGGAAAGCGTGGTCAGAAAAAGATGAAAACACACGGGATCTAATCCGTATAATCAGTAAAATCCGTTGAATCCGTAGAGAAAGATATTCGTGCCAATTCGCGTAACTCGTGGACAACTGCCTGGATTCCGGGTCTGGTTCCGCTGTAGTCGATGCTCCTGCGTCGCTCGACGCCAGCCTCACCGCCCGGAATGACGTTGCTGTGTACCTTGTGACCAAATACATACACCTCTCCGTGTCTCTGTGCCTCTGTGTTAAATCTTTTATTGCTGTGCCTCGAGATGAATAGAGGTTCACGCAGATAACGCAGAAAAAAACGCAGATTGACGCAGATTGTTCATATGATTGAAATCCGTATAATCAGTTGAATCCGTAGGGAAAGAAATTCGTGTAATTTATGGACAAGAAAAAGGGCGGGACCGAGGTCCCGCCCATGTTTGCAAGCCGGGGAGGATGACCCTCCCGGGCTGGGGTTTACTTGTTCAGTTGCGGCCAAACGCCTTTGGAGGCTGGCATTTCGCCGTCGCTCGCGGTGATCTTGAAGAACTTGTAGGCTGTGGCGCCCGCGTCGAAGGTGAAGCTGGGCGTGGCGCTGTAACCCAGTATGGCCCAGGGATCCGGGGCATAGGGGTCGTTGGAGCCATAGACGGTGTAGTAGCTGGCGCCGGGTTCGGCGGGCCAGGCGATGGTGACATTGTTGCCGGTGGCGCCGATGGTGCCGTTCTCCACATCCGGAGGCGTGATGAAGATGCCCAGGGCGTTGGAGATGATGGCCTCGGATTCCAAGGCTCCGCTGTAGTTGGCTTTCACCGCCCACTTGTAGGATCCTTCACCCAAGGCGGCGAAACCGGTATCAAGGTAGGTGGTGTCGGCAACCGCTCCGTCGAGCAGGTTCCAGTTGCCGGGAATTGCTTCATCGGCAGCCAGGAAGCGGAAGACGTCGTAGTTCAGGAACCAGCGGTCGTCGTTGCGGGCGCCAAACTGGGCGGCCATGGCCTTGCTGGGGGCGGGGCCGATGTAGATGTCGTCGATGTACAACCCCGCGTAGGAAACCACGGTGGTGGCATACACGGAGAAGCGGATCTGAATGGTCTGATCCGCGTAAGCGCTAAGATCGACCACTTTCTCAGCCCAGGCATTTTCGATGGCGGTTTCAGTAAGGACCGTGGTCCAAGTGCTGCCGTTGGTTGAAACCTCCACATAGTAGTAGTCGAAAGTATAGTAGAGGTTGTTCCAGCGCCAGAAGCGCATTTGCGGACTGGTGAAACCAGCCAGGTCCACGGTATTGGTCAGGTAACTCCAGGCACCGGACATGGAGTAGGGAGCGTAGAGGATGGTTCCCCAAAGTCCGGTTCCGGAATAAGCCGCCGTGGGTGGCACTTCGCTGTCTGGATAACCGCCAACAACGTAGTTGGCCACATTGTAGGCATCGGTCCACTGCCAGTCTCCATATCCGCCGCTCACCCAGCCACCGTTGTCATCCTCGAAATCGAAGAAGAGGTAGTCGGGTTCTCCGGCAGGTTCCCAGAGCAGGCGCGCGTTGTCGCCTTCGTGGCTGGCCACCAGGTTGTAGGGCGTCCAGAGGTATTCGGTGAGGTTGATGGTGCCCAGGTCGACGTTGGTTTCGATGGCGTTGAAGGAACCGCTTGCTGACGCGTATCCCGCTTTGCTGACTTCCCAGGTGTAGGCGAGGATGTCCACGCTGCCTTTCACGTCGGCAATGCTGAACACGCCCCCCGCGCCTGTGGTGGTGCTGTAGTTGTGGTATCCGAAGAGCTCAACTGTGGCGCCAACAAGGCCGGCGGGATAGTCGTTCGAGGTTACCACACCGCTCACGGTGAGGCTGGGCAGGGCTTGCAGATAGAAGTCCTGCGTAACGGGGGTACCGGGCTCGAAGGAGATGCCTGTGGCCGTGCTGCTGTAGTAGTCGGTGGCGGAGCAGGTCAGATCCACGAAGGTGCTGTCCCAATAGGTGAATTCGTAATATCCGAATTCATCTGTGTAGGCAACGGCACGTTCGGTGAGGTTGACCATGGCGCCTTCGATCGGGGTGGTGGTGCCAGACTGGTACACATGGCCGGAGAGGATGGCCTGCGGATCGAAGGTCGCGTTCTGCACCACGAACAGGGTGTTGGGCACATATCCTACAGCCGTTCCCGTGGCGGAGGGAGCCAGCGGATCGTAGGTGACGCTGTCGCTGTAGAGATAGCGCGAGCGGTTGGTATGGTCCGGAGTGGTGGTGTAGTAGAATTTGTCGCTGGCGGAGTGATAGACCGTGTCCATGGGACGGTTGACCCTGGTGGCCAGGGTGCCGCCGGTGTAGGAGAACGGGGTATCCAGCGGGATCACGATGTAGTTCACTCCGGAGGGGAAGTCCACCGTGCCATCAAAGACCAGGGTGTAGTCCACGCCGGGCAGCCAGCCGCCGGTCAGGTCGGTCACCGTGGTGTGCGCCATCCAGATCTTTACCGCCTTTCCTGTAAGATCATTCAGGAAGGTGTTCTTGTACACGATGGCGGTGATGGTTCCGGATTGCAAGTGCATTTCATCGGTGAAATACAGCTCTTCAGTGACGCTGTTCTTGTAATACATGCTCAGCGGCAGGTAGTAGCCGGAGGTGGTGGTTTCGTCGTCGCCCACGGGGATCACCGTCATGGTGTTGTCCAGAACGTAGAGCTCGGTGGTGGGGGAATCGTCGTTGGTGGCGTTTTGGTCGCCGGTGAGCACCACTTTGCCATAGACCTCGTAAACTCCGCCGGTGGCGGGAGTCCAGGACAGGATGTGCTGGGCGCTGGCGCCAGGATCGAGCGGGGTTGTTACATCCAGGGTCGCCAGTTCGGTGCGGGCATCCACGCTCATCAGTTTCACGGTGTAGGCGCTTTGGGTGGCTGTGCCTTCGTTATAGACGTCAACCGTGAAGTCGTAAGCGGTGCCGGCTGTCATTATGCCGGGATTGGAGACCGCGGTGGCGGCCAGGTCGTTGGGCAGCAGTTCGAGCAGGCGCACGTCATCGATGTAGAGGCTTCTGTAAGTGCCGCCCAGGCCATGCATGAAGCAGATGTACTGGTCGGTGCCGGTGTAATCGGCATAGGACACTTCATACTCGGTTTTGGTGGAGGTCAGGCTGATGGAAGCGATCTGGTTGAAGGTCCCGGTGCCGTCGGGGACGTCCACCGTTCCCACCAGCAGCGGATATCCGGTGCTGCTGCTGCTGGCGTAGAATTTCAGCTTGATCTGGCTGAGGGAGCGGCCCAGGTCGATCATAGGCGTGATCAAGCGCAGGTCGGCAGCGGCGTCGGCGCTGTTGCTCATCTGGACGCTGTTGGGCGGGCTTTGCGCGTAGGTGGTGGAGCTGTAGGTGCGCACGTAAGCCGAGGTTGAGGTCGAGTTCACGTATCCGGTCCAGCCATAGGCCATGTCCGGAGCGGTGACGCTGTCGAAGTACTCTTCGTGCGGCAGGGCCACGATGGTGGGATCGGGCAGGGTGGTGAAGCGGAACACCTGCAAACCGGAAGTGGGATCGGGGTTGCCGTCATCGTTGTAAGGCAGCACCGCCCAGTACCAGGTGGTGTTGAATCCCAGATCGATGTCGGCCTGCGCGCTCAGATCCAGATTGCTGTTGGTGGTCTCATACAGGTACTCGCCGTAGTAGTCGTTGCCGGGATCGATCAGGCTGGTACCCACGAACACTTCGTAGTAGGTCGGGGCTCCGCCACCCACCGCGTTCTGCCAGTTCAGGATGCAGTTGGCAGGATCAACGGTTGTGGAATTGTCTTCCGGAGCCAGCAGGGTCACATGCTCGGGTGCCTGTCCGCCCAGGCGGATGCGCACGTTGTCCACGAAGAAGTCGTTGTCGGCATTGCTGACGGTCGATTCCCCGTAGAAGGCGACGTATTTGATGCCGGTGTAGGCATCCAGCGGGATCACATAATGGTCGCCGGTGTGGGAGACGCTGTTGTACACCTCGTAGATGCCGCCGGTGGTCAGGTCGTCATTGTCCCAGACCTTCACGGCGTTGGCGGTGGACCAGGATGTGCCGTCGCTGATCAGGACCACGAACTTGTCGTCCACGCCGGAAAGACCGGCAGGATCGTCCGGAGGCAAGGCATTGGTGTAATCCGTCAGGGCAATATCAAATTCCAACTGGTAGCCCGCCCCGGGCATCTGTATGGGCGGGGTCATCAGCCAGTATTTCCAAGTTGTTCCGTATATGTTCGTTTTGGCTGATTTGTTGGTAGGGTCGGTTACTATATTGGCGAAGTCATCCTGCAACCAGCCACTGGTGGTGGTTGTGAGCGTTACAGGCTCGGTGGTAAGCAGACCCGACCATCTGGTCCAGTTGGTGGGCGGGAAGGTGGTTCCGGTGGTGCCGAAATCCTCCAGCCAGGGCATGGTGTAGATGATGGGATCCGGCCTGGTGGTGAAGCTCTGCACCGTCGCGCCGGGTCCGGTGCCTGAGCCGTTGTAGGCTGCCACAGTCCAGTAGTAGGCGGTGTTGTAGTTCAGGGCCGTGGTGAGGGTATAGGGCGAGGTCACGTCGCTGGCGTAGAGTGTGCTGCCGTCGGTGGTATCCAGGTAGAGGTTGTAGCCGGTGGGGATGCCGCCCGTGGTGGGAGGATCCCATTCGAAGGTGGTGTATTCGTTCACATCGGTGGCCAGGTCCGCGGGCGCAGTCAATGTGGGCGCGCCGGGCGCTACCGCGGCAAGGTCCGGACCGAAGAGATGATCGACGTAAATGTATGACGCTGCGGTTTGTTGGGGAGAATGGAAGGCCAGGTAGTAATTGCCGGGGGTCAGTCCGCTCAGATCAATTGTGACCGGATACCAGATGCCAGTTGCGGCAAAGGTGATATCCGCGCCCACCTGGGTCCAAGTGGTCCTGTCGGTCGATTGCAGAACCTGAAGCACCTGGCTTGTGGCGGATGCCTTGGCATAGAAATCCAGGCTGCTGGTTGCGTCTACGGCCAGGATGGGTGTTGAAATTGTGTAGGCAGTGGATGTAGACGTGTAGGCATACATGCTGGCCGCGCCATAGAAGGGCGAGGTGGTGCTGCGTCCCCAGTAAGTCGTGCTGGTGGTGGTCCTCAGCCAGCCCAGGGGCGGGAACTCCGTGGCATCGAAGCTTTCGGCGATCTGATCCGCAGTGGGCGTCTTGAAGCTCCAGGTAGTCACGCCGGTGGCCGGCCCGTTGGCGTTGTAAGGCACCACTTTCCAGTAGTAGGTGGTCCCGGGGGCCAGGGTGGGCGTGTAGGAGGTTCCGGGCTGATCATTGCTGACCAGGGTGCTGCCGTCCACCGTGTCCAGATAGACGTCATAACCATCTGGCATGCCCCCGCCGTCACTCCAGGACAGCACTCCGTCCAGGAAGCAGTAGCCGGCGTTGGCGGGATAGACCAGCACGGCCGGGTTGGGGGGATCGGTTTGCGGGGTTACGAGGGCCAAATTGGATCTACTGGTGGAACGCGTCCCGGCTGTTGTTGGCCAGGTTGTATCAGCTTGCTTGTAAACCAATTTGTAGTCCGGGCTGGTGCTACTGTAGCGCCAGGTGGGATAGCCGGTCACATAATCGCCGTCCCAGTTTTTCCAGAAGATCTCGATGTTGCTGGTCCCATCCCAGTCGAAATTGGCCAGGTTGAAAGCGATGTAAAACCAGCCGCCGCCGTTGAAGGTGAGGTTGCCGGAAAAGACCTGGGTGAAAGCGGTGGAATCCGGCATGGCGGTTCCGGTCTCGTCGGCGGTGGTGTTGTAGGTGGTTAGGGTGGTGTGCCGGATGAACATGTGCAGGTCCAGCATTTCATAGTTGGACGGTGTGTTTCCGACGTAATATCCGACCCCGACCATGTTGTCGGTGCCGTCATAGCCCGCTGCTGTCATCTCCGCGGCGGTGACGATGGTCTTGGTCCAGCCAAAGTCATATAGTCCGCTGAATGGTCCATACGTGGCTGAGGAACTGGTGCCCAGGGTGCCGATGGGATAAACGTCGGCCCAGGCAAACGCCGCCAAGAGCAGGAGCAGGGTAAAGAGCAAGGGTTTTTTCATGTTAACTCCTTGGGTAGGTGTGAATGTCATCAGACGGGATCTAAGCGATAAATTGACTCCGCCTGCTTGGGTATTGAAGTTGAAAAGAAGGGGTAAGGACTTCCGGGGCGGGCGCGGGCACGGTTTTGATGTGATAATGTGCGACGTTATCCTCATGTAATGGGTGCCGGACGCGGGTTTGGGGATGGTCCTTGCTTGGGATTGATGTTATGTTGTTGTGGTTTTGAATGCTTCTTTCCTGATCGGGGATGCGGTTGCATCCTCCTTCCCCAGATCTCCTCGAATTCCTACGATCGAAATGCGTGAGTTCTTCCCGCATTCAATCTCCTTGGTCAGTTTTTGTCCGGTTTGGTTAAACTGCTTAAGGCCGTTCGTTGTGTGGCTTGAAATACGCGTCAAGCCGACCGGGGACGTGAACCAAGTTCGCCCCGGGGATGGCATTTCACCACCCGGCCATCATTTTTTTTAGCCCGCCGGGGGTGTCAAGCTTTTTTTCGCGGGGAGCGGCGGAAGCCAATCCAGGAGTAGCAGACATCCCCGTCATTCACCCCACGAACTCACTGCGCTCGTCCGCGAGGACCCCGAGCCAAGGCCCGGAGGGACTTTTGGAACTAAAAGACAAACCCCTGCGGGGTTTCGCAAACGGGGACGTTTGCGGCTCCAGTGGCATATACAGGAGTGGCAGACGTCCTCGTCTGCCAAGGCCCGGAGGGACTTTCTGACGCAGAGAACAAGCTTCTCCGAAGCTTCGCAAACGGGACGTTTGCAGCTCCAGGATGGAGAGCTTTCGAAACTCAAAGAACAAGCTCCTTCGAATCTTTGCAATCGAGGACGTTTGCGACTCCGATCTGGGTCAGTTGTAACTCCCGAAAAAACTACTTTACAGTTTTAGATACTTCCATCCCTTGGAAAAAACATCTTGGGAAAGCCTTATGGAAAAGATCGTGGAAAAACACCGGCGCTCATTACCTCATTTACAGCTGGAGGGACAGATCATTTCCCTCACCTGGCGGCTGGCCTTCACCCTGCCCCAAACCTTGCTGGACATGCAGGACGATTTGAAAGAGACCTTGGCCAAAATCGGCAAGCAGAAACATCTGGATGCTGCAGCCACATACTCAGAATATGTAAAAAAGCTACAGGACTACGATGCCTATTTGGGGAAATTCGAACTGGCGGGAATATCTTTGACTGAGGATGCAATCGCCTCCATGCTGGCCTCCGCGTTCCGGTTCTACGACAGCAGTTTGTATGAATTGCACAGTTATTGCCTGATGCCCAACCATGTTCATTTGCTAATCAGGCCACTACTGGACGGTCAGGGCGGGTTCCATCAGACCAGTGCGATCGTGCAACGCCTGAAGAGCTTCACTGCCAAACGGATAGACGCGCACTTGGGGAGGCGGGGAAAGGTTTGGCAGGCAGACTATTTTGACAGATTCATCCGGAATCCTGCTGATTATCTGAATGTTGTGAAATACATCCTGGATAATCCTTTGAAAGCCGGATTGGTTAAACGCCATGATGAGTGGAAGCACGCTTATTACCAGCCAGGCTTGATCTGAGACAAGTGAGGCTATTGGAGGTGCGTCAAACGGGGACGTTTACGGCTCCAGTGGCTGATCCAGGAGTGGCAGACGTCCCCGTCATTCACCCCACGAACTCACTGCGCTCGTCCGCGAGGACCCCGAGCCAAGGCCCGGAGGGACTTTCTGACACAGAGAACAAGCTTCTCCGAAGCTCCGCAAACGGGGACGTTTGCGGCTCCAGTAGCATATACAGGAGCGGCAGACGTCCCCGTCTGCCAAGGCCCGGAGGGACTTTTGGAACTAAAAGAAAAACCCCTGCGGGCTTTGGCAAACGGGGACGTCTGCCACTCCGATGTTTTGTGTGTTTTGTGCAGATGGGGACGTCTGCCACTCCGATATTTTATTCTTCACTCCGCGCGAACAAATGGAAAGGAGTGGAAAAAAATCCATGCTTCGGGAAATGATTCCTCCCCCCAGGAAGAAAAGTCCTTGACAATAAGTTCGGTACCGGCAGCCTTGACTTTTATAGCGTTGAATATTTTCTGCCTAGCTTGGATCTCTTTATTGGCCTGCCATGCAGGCCCGATCCACAGATTCCGGAAACCGCTACGGCTTCCCAGCAGGGGACAGCCGCAAACACAGGGAGCGTTGATGAAACTTGGCTACCGAGCATACCAGCTTCAAGCTTCCGGCAGCCCCAAACTGCCGCGAGGAAGAGCAGCATCAACTTTCCCCGGCTTTCCACCCTTTTATTTCAAAGCATCGTCCGAAAACAGTTTTCCCCCGTCCCCCGCTTTGCGCGACGCGTCCAAACGTAACATCGCACATTACAAGCGGCCTTCCGCGCGAATCCAGGCCACGGGAAAACAGCTTCACTTAGTAACTTCAAAAACAAATCCGGGGCCGCAATCCGGCCGGGAGAACAAACCTCCGGGCTGAAACCGGCCCCGCAGACCTATCCCCAGAAATTCTTCAACCCAACAATGCCTCTTCAAGGAGAGATGATTTATGAAGAAATTACTAATTCTGCTAATGGCCCTGTCCCTGGCGGGACTGGCTTTTGCTGACGTAATAATCGGATCAGGGACAAGTACCGGAAGGTATCCCCTGAACGATTATTTCGTGTATTCCAGGTCGCAATGCATATATTTGAGCTCGGAAATAAGTGCCAACCCTGGCACAATAACCGCTTTGCAATGGTATCGGAATGATACCGGCGCGGATCCAAACGCCATAGGCACCACCGAAATCTGGCTTACGGAAACACCCTTGACCACATTGTCCACCTGGCAGACTGAGGGAACCCTGGTTGCCACCATTTCCAACATAGACCTGGGTTCCGGCGGTGGCTGGTATAACGTGGATATTGCTGATTTCGATTATTCCGGTGGGAACCTTATGGTTTCCGTTCGCACCCAGAACGCGCCATATACCTCTCCTCATTCCTACTGGCGCTATACCAGCACCTCAACCTACTTAAGTCTGCTTGGCAATAGTGACGGTACAAACCCTCCAGATGTATACACGAGTTATTCCCGACCGAATATAACATTCGTGGGCATCGACGTTGCGGTGTGGGACGAACCCACCAACCATGTGACGGATTTTGCCGCAGGGACTCTGGCCTATACCTCTATCCAGTTGAACTGGACCGGTTCCACCGGCGCGCAGCTGCCCGGCAATTATCTGATCCAAGCGATCAAGAGTCCCGGAACCTATGCCGCGGTGGCAGATGGAACTCCGGTGGCCAACGACGCGGTTTGGACAGACAACAACGCCGCGATCAACGTGGCCCATGTAGTGGGTGCCAACACCTACACTTTCACGGGGCTGACTGCCAACACGGCCTATGAATTCAAGATCTGGCCCTACACAAATTCGTTGGCCGCAATTGATTTCAAAACCGACGGGACCATCCCGACGGTGAACGCCTCCACTCTAGACCCCACCCAGGCTCTGGATTACAGCCAGGACTTCAACAGCGGCACTTCGCTGCCTGCCATCAACTGGACCGGAGACATGTCTATTAGCTCCACACACGGCAATGCCGGCACCAACGGCCTGTATAAGAACCTCTACAGCTACACTACCACTACCAACGCTGTAACCCCTCCCATCGGGCCGATGACCGACGACTGCCAGATCCTGTTCGATTACCGGATCGTGAATTACTCTGGCTATCCCTCCACCGGAACCACCCTGGGGGCCAGCGACAAGATCGAGGTGCAGGTTTCCACCGACAACGGAGCCAACTTCACCACCATCTATACGATCGACAGTACCAACCATGTTACCAGCAACGCCTTTGCCACGCTCAACCTTCCCGTTACGGCTTATGACGGGGACATCATCCTGGTGAAGTTCCTGAGCACCTGGGGTGCCGGGGATTATTACGTGGATATCGACAACGTGATCGTGCGCGAAACCCCCCTGGCCGGGATTCTGACCGTCTCTCCGAACCCGGTGGAATGTGGAAACGGCTATGTCGGATTCGATAAGAACGTGCAGGTGTCACTCACCAACACCGGAGTGGCGGCGTTCATCGTAAGCACCATCGCCCTGGAAGATTACACCAACTTCGATCTGGCCGACCTCCCCACCCTGCCCGTAACCATCAATCCCGGCGATCCCGCCGTTACCTTCACCGTGGTGTTCAATCCCACCGTGGCTGGCGCCCTGACCACCAACCTGCTGATCAACGACACCCGTCTGAACTCCAGCATCGTGGTTAACGGCACCGGCGTGGATCCTCTGGTTGGCGAGATCTGCGAGAACCCCTATCTGGCCACCCTGCCGCTGGTTGACTATGCCGGCACCACTGCCGGATACGCCAACGACTACACTTCGGCGATGTTCACCGGGTTGGGCAGCACCTCCTATGTAGGAGGTAAAGACTGGGTCGCCAAGATCACAGTGCCAGCGGATGGCTGGCTGGATGTCAGCCTGGCTGACCAGACCGGATACAGCTCACAGTGGATGGGAGTGTTTTTGGTCAACACCATTCCCAGCCTGGCTTCACCTGCCGCCGTGCTGGCCCAGGCAACTGGCTCCAGTGGTCCTCAAACCATCACTGACGCGGTGGTAGCAGCCGGAGATTACTATGTGATCGTGGACAACTGGCCCAGCCCCGCGGACATCTACTTCGTGCTGAACGTCTCCTTCGAAGCTGTCACCAGCGCGCCCAACCCCGCCAATTTGGTGAGCCCGCTTGACGACGCCATCAACGTACCCCTCACCCAGACCCTGAACTGGAGCAGCGGCGGCGGCTACGTGGAAGGCTACCGGCTTTCCTTCGGTACCGTCGATCCCTATGCCGTGATCGTCAACGACGTGGACCTGGACATGCTAACCACCTACGATCCGACCCTGGCCTACGGCACCGAATACTGGTGGACCGTTACCCCTTACAACTACCTTGGCGACGCCACTCCCATCACCGAGTGGTCTTTCACCACCATGGCAGATCCCACCGTCATCATTC is drawn from Candidatus Cloacimonadota bacterium and contains these coding sequences:
- a CDS encoding choice-of-anchor J domain-containing protein, with amino-acid sequence MKKPLLFTLLLLLAAFAWADVYPIGTLGTSSSATYGPFSGLYDFGWTKTIVTAAEMTAAGYDGTDNMVGVGYYVGNTPSNYEMLDLHMFIRHTTLTTYNTTADETGTAMPDSTAFTQVFSGNLTFNGGGWFYIAFNLANFDWDGTSNIEIFWKNWDGDYVTGYPTWRYSSTSPDYKLVYKQADTTWPTTAGTRSTSRSNLALVTPQTDPPNPAVLVYPANAGYCFLDGVLSWSDGGGMPDGYDVYLDTVDGSTLVSNDQPGTSYTPTLAPGTTYYWKVVPYNANGPATGVTTWSFKTPTADQIAESFDATEFPPLGWLRTTTSTTYWGRSTTSPFYGAASMYAYTSTSTAYTISTPILAVDATSSLDFYAKASATSQVLQVLQSTDRTTWTQVGADITFAATGIWYPVTIDLSGLTPGNYYLAFHSPQQTAASYIYVDHLFGPDLAAVAPGAPTLTAPADLATDVNEYTTFEWDPPTTGGIPTGYNLYLDTTDGSTLYASDVTSPYTLTTALNYNTAYYWTVAAYNGSGTGPGATVQSFTTRPDPIIYTMPWLEDFGTTGTTFPPTNWTRWSGLLTTEPVTLTTTTSGWLQDDFANIVTDPTNKSAKTNIYGTTWKYWLMTPPIQMPGAGYQLEFDIALTDYTNALPPDDPAGLSGVDDKFVVLISDGTSWSTANAVKVWDNDDLTTGGIYEVYNSVSHTGDHYVIPLDAYTGIKYVAFYGESTVSNADNDFFVDNVRIRLGGQAPEHVTLLAPEDNSTTVDPANCILNWQNAVGGGAPTYYEVFVGTSLIDPGNDYYGEYLYETTNSNLDLSAQADIDLGFNTTWYWAVLPYNDDGNPDPTSGLQVFRFTTLPDPTIVALPHEEYFDSVTAPDMAYGWTGYVNSTSTSAYVRTYSSTTYAQSPPNSVQMSNSADAAADLRLITPMIDLGRSLSQIKLKFYASSSSTGYPLLVGTVDVPDGTGTFNQIASISLTSTKTEYEVSYADYTGTDQYICFMHGLGGTYRSLYIDDVRLLELLPNDLAATAVSNPGIMTAGTAYDFTVDVYNEGTATQSAYTVKLMSVDARTELATLDVTTPLDPGASAQHILSWTPATGGVYEVYGKVVLTGDQNATNDDSPTTELYVLDNTMTVIPVGDDETTTSGYYLPLSMYYKNSVTEELYFTDEMHLQSGTITAIVYKNTFLNDLTGKAVKIWMAHTTVTDLTGGWLPGVDYTLVFDGTVDFPSGVNYIVIPLDTPFSYTGGTLATRVNRPMDTVYHSASDKFYYTTTPDHTNRSRYLYSDSVTYDPLAPSATGTAVGYVPNTLFVVQNATFDPQAILSGHVYQSGTTTPIEGAMVNLTERAVAYTDEFGYYEFTYWDSTFVDLTCSATDYYSSTATGISFEPGTPVTQDFYLQALPSLTVSGVVTSNDYPAGLVGATVELFGYHNYSTTTGAGGVFSIADVKGSVDILAYTWEVSKAGYASASGSFNAIETNVDLGTINLTEYLWTPYNLVASHEGDNARLLWEPAGEPDYLFFDFEDDNGGWVSGGYGDWQWTDAYNVANYVVGGYPDSEVPPTAAYSGTGLWGTILYAPYSMSGAWSYLTNTVDLAGFTSPQMRFWRWNNLYYTFDYYYVEVSTNGSTWTTVLTETAIENAWAEKVVDLSAYADQTIQIRFSVYATTVVSYAGLYIDDIYIGPAPSKAMAAQFGARNDDRWFLNYDVFRFLAADEAIPGNWNLLDGAVADTTYLDTGFAALGEGSYKWAVKANYSGALESEAIISNALGIFITPPDVENGTIGATGNNVTIAWPAEPGASYYTVYGSNDPYAPDPWAILGYSATPSFTFDAGATAYKFFKITASDGEMPASKGVWPQLNK
- a CDS encoding transposase; this translates as MEKIVEKHRRSLPHLQLEGQIISLTWRLAFTLPQTLLDMQDDLKETLAKIGKQKHLDAAATYSEYVKKLQDYDAYLGKFELAGISLTEDAIASMLASAFRFYDSSLYELHSYCLMPNHVHLLIRPLLDGQGGFHQTSAIVQRLKSFTAKRIDAHLGRRGKVWQADYFDRFIRNPADYLNVVKYILDNPLKAGLVKRHDEWKHAYYQPGLI